atcttcttgctcagttgtgcaacgcggcctcccacttctttttctactctggttagagcctgtttgtgctgtcctctgaagggagtagtacacaccggtgtaggaaatcttcaatttcttagcaatttctcgcatggaatagccttcatttctaagaacaagaatagactgtcgagtttcagatgaaagttctctttttctggccattttgagcgtttaattgaccccacaaatgtgatgctccagaaactcaatctgctcaaagaagtgcccatccaaccaatccaacttgtgggagctgcttctggaagcgtggggtgcaatttctccagattacctcaacaaattaacagctagaatgccaaaggtctgcaatgctgtaattgctgcaaatggaggattctttgacgaaagcaaagtttgatgtaaaaaaaatcttatttcaaatacaaatcattatttctaaccttgtcaatgtcttgactctattttctattcatttcacaacatatggtggtgaataagtgtgacttttcatggaaaacacaaaattgtttgggtgatcccaaacttttgaacggtagtgtatgttttgcATGTTCCTGTATCATTTGTGTTTTTTGTatcatttatatttttgtaaaaaagaaaacaaaaaaacacccatTATAAACTCTAAAACTGTCATAAAAAGGCATAAAACTTCAACTGCAATAAATCAAAAACTATAAAAGATATAAAAGCGTGAGCTTCATAGCAGAAAGCCTTGTGAGCTGTTTAAAGTTTAAATGAAGTTTCTAGCTGAGAGTACGCCAACGGAGTCACATTTCACAGAGCAGAAGGTTTTTGAGCATTTGAACATTCTCGCCATTCTtctactttttatatgtatatgacaataaagtacAACTTGAATGCTTTAATGACACTTTCATCATATCCCATCCTCACAGCTGAAACTCAGATGAAAATGGAGAGGCCTACATGTGTTCAATGTAGTCTTTTCCAAAGTCAGTGATCTGTTTCAGCGCGGTCAGTATCAAGAGACTGACATCATCGTCAAGGCTGGTTTCTTCATGGTAGTTCTTCACAGGAAAGATGCAGTTCATTGGAATACCCAGCCTAGCACTGAAGTCCTCCATCTAGGTTGAAATAATATTTGATAACATCATGAAGCTGATCATCTCAGGAGGTGTTAGGCTCACACACAAAAATCTTTTAGTCATAAAAGTATTTTAATTTACTGCAGAGTAACCAGTTAAGACTTACATTTTTCTTCAGCAACTTGCTTTTGTAGACATTTCTTATGTCTCTTTCTACCTCGGGGCACGCCTCGTCGATTTTTGTGATGACAGCAATTTGTGGAATCCCTGCAGACATGGAGGAGAACCCTACTCAGTGCTATGAGCCATGTTTTGCCAACTTTTTGGTAACTTTCATGTCAATATATATTTCATTTTGATTTCATCTTATTACAGCAACAAGAACGATTACTGTGCAGCCTTTATTAAATAGAACACAACAACACTGGGGAACAGCAAACTGTCAGAAATGGAGGGAAAGTTTACCAAGACTTTGTGACAACGGACAGTAAGTATAAGACTAACAGGATAAACACAGCACCACATATCACCATCACTGCACACACAATGGGTTAATATAATGATGTCTGCTCTTACCCCTGTCACTGGCGAATAGTCTGATGTCCCTCATCTGTTTCATGGTGTCGCCAGGTATCTGACTTGTATTTGGTGAAGGTACTACACAGACCAGGACGTGGACTATGTCATCAGGAGTGGGGCATGGATTGAAGCCAGCATCATCTTTTGACAGTGGTGATGCAGGGTTGAACTATAAAATCAAAATCCAGTTAATCAATGATGTATTCCCTAGTGTAAAAGAACCTGTGTTTTCATGTATAAACTACCTCACTCACTAAAATCTATGAATTAATCTGCTGACGACAAAACAACAATATTGGAATTACAATAAAATGTCCAGCACAGATGACAGAATATGGTCATCATACCTTGTAACCCTCTCTCATGTGTCCCGTCAAGGCCAATTTGATGTCCTCCATACAGACCCCAACCTGTCCCTCAAGGCCCATGATGTCATTGAAAACGAAAGGGTAAAACTGTCCCCTCCGTCCTTTTTTCATCTTGTAGGTGGTGTACTGTTAAAGGTAAATGTTTGTCTATAAACCAGCACATTTCACGAATCCATAACATATTGTAACATTACAGGATTCCCAATTACGCCCCGTTTACTTGTATAGGCCAAAGTCACAGGTACAGTCTCAGAGGACTCTACATTCACATTTTATTTAGCTAGTCTGCACCATGCAAACTAGTGCCAGGTATTCCTTGTGGTGACTTTCTGTGACTCAAATTAATTTAAACATGAATTACCACCTTTGCTAAGTGAATGCATTGAATAAAAAGCTGTTTCCATACCTTTTTGGTGAAACTTACAGAAGAGGCTACTGAATCTGCCAAAGCTTCTCCTGCCATCCTCCCTTGTAAAATGCTGTTGACAGAGTTGATGAAACTGGACTTGCCAGCTCCAACTGGCCCGTAGAGCATAATTCTGATATTACTGACAGCATCGCTTCCAGGCTCGACAAATTGCAGAAACTGCATCTGTTCTTCCATTTGACTGTTCAGTAAAGAAAAAAGTGAATTAGATCGCAGATTAATAATTTAAATGTCATGTTCACATTCAAATGAATGGGTAGCTAATAAATAAATGTATGGTTCTAGTTGTCACAGGGTCCTCCAGGATATCTCTGAGAGACCGTTCAATTTGGTTTTCCACACGTCTTCCCACAACACTGAACACAGTTATCGTGGCAAGTAAAAGGTCAAACGGATCATATTGGGCCATGTCAGCTTTACATCTATGAAGCACATCTTGCCACACAGTAAACCTGAAGCACATCATGAGATTTGATTTTTTTCTGACTTACCCCCATGTCGTTTTCCTCCATGGTTGCTGGAATACTGACAAACAcaacttttatttatatatatatgtttaaaaaaatatatgaaaTAGTTTACAGCAGTAACTTCATAGCCACCATAAAAGCAATGAGAACTTCTTTACATACATTTAATTAAAGGTACAATCAGTAAAATGTTAAATGATAGCTTTGCCAGGTGCTGGGATTTCTGGCATTTAAAATCTGCATTGCCACACAAGATCTTTACTTTGTCAAACAAACCAGTAGAGGGCCCCCTGTCTTGATGGTTCTCTCTCAGATCCACGCTTCAAATTACGGGGA
The nucleotide sequence above comes from Lampris incognitus isolate fLamInc1 chromosome 10, fLamInc1.hap2, whole genome shotgun sequence. Encoded proteins:
- the LOC130119919 gene encoding interferon-induced protein 44-like, coding for MEEQMQFLQFVEPGSDAVSNIRIMLYGPVGAGKSSFINSVNSILQGRMAGEALADSVASSVSFTKKYTTYKMKKGRRGQFYPFVFNDIMGLEGQVGVCMEDIKLALTGHMREGYKFNPASPLSKDDAGFNPCPTPDDIVHVLVCVVPSPNTSQIPGDTMKQMRDIRLFASDRGIPQIAVITKIDEACPEVERDIRNVYKSKLLKKNMEDFSARLGIPMNCIFPVKNYHEETSLDDDVSLLILTALKQITDFGKDYIEHM